The following is a genomic window from Miscanthus floridulus cultivar M001 chromosome 14, ASM1932011v1, whole genome shotgun sequence.
actacaacgtcgaatgcatcgagtacgctaaGGCTCTCATAGAGAccgagaccctcatcatcaacctcgaccgacttggtagcgaggcaCCTAATTCCAAGCGTCGtgccgggactttcgagcccgtggaggccatcaagctcatcccggtcgaccccaactaccccgacgaccgagcgctgagggtcagcgccaccctcgatagcaaataggaagccatgctcatcgactttctccgtgcgaatgccgatgtattcgcatggagtccctcggatatGCCAAGCATATCGAGGAAAGTtgtcgagcacgccttggacatccgggctggctccaggccggtgaagcagcgcctacgccgattcgataaggaaaagcgcagggccatcggcgaggaggtgcagaagcttttggcggccggattcatcaaggaagtgtcccatccagagtggttagctaatcctatattagtcaagaagaaaaatgggaagtggaggatgtgtgtagactacaccggtttgaataaagcctgtccaaaagtccctttcccattacctcgaatcgaccaaatcattgactccactgtgggatgtgaaaccctatctttccttgatgcttatttcggttaccatcaaatcaagatgaaagagttcaACCAGCTagcgacttcttttatcacaccattcggcatgtactgctatgtgactatgccattcggcctcagaaacacaggggccacataccagtggtgcatgacctaggtctttggcgagcacatcgggcgaaccgtcgaggcctacgtggatgacatcgtggtcaaatctaGAAAGGCCAGTGATCTTGTCGATAACCTAgagataaccttcaaatgcctcagagagaagggcatcaagctcaacctcgagaagtgtgtcttcggggtcacccaaggcatgctcttgggattcatagtctcagagcgcagcatcgaggccaacctagagaaggtctcggccatgaccaacatggggctgatccgagacctcaagggagtacagagggttatgggataccttgcggccctgagccgctacatctcacgccttggcgaaaaaggcttgccctataccgcctcttgaggaaatccgaacgcttttcttagACCCCCGAGGTCGAAGAAGCTCTCGCCAAAcccaaggcactgctcaccaatccagCTGTCCTGGTACCGTCGGCCAAGGGCgagaccctcttactctacgtcgccgcaacgacccaagtggtcagcgcggccgtagtagttgAGAGGCACgaagaagggcatgctctacccatccaacgacctgtttacttcatcagcgaggtgctctccaagaccaaaacacgctacccccacatccagaaactaATCTATGTCATGGTCTTGGCTTGAcgcaagctgtgtcactacttcgagtcccacccggtgaccgtggtgtcgtctttccccctgggagagataatccataaccaggaggcctcgggtaggatagccaagtgggtcgttgaactcatgggggaaggcCTGTCTTTTGTGCCttagaaagcaattaaatctcaggtcttggccgattttgtggctgagtggaccgacacccaattgccacctgctcaagtctaggCGAAATGCTGGACCATATACTTTGATAGGTCCcagatgaagaccggggcaggcacgggtctgctcttcatctcaccccttggagtacacatgcgctacatggttcggctccacttcgctgcctccaacaatgtagccgagtacgaagccctcgtcaatggcttgtagatcgccatcgaacttggagtacggcgtcttgACGTATGGGGTGATTCGTAGCTCGTTGTCGATCAAGTAATGAAGGAgttgaactgccatgaccccaaaatggaggcgtactataGGTTGGTACGtagcctagaagacaagttcgatggtctcgaacacAACCACATCGCatgaaaattcaacgaggccacggacaaactggcaaagatggcgtcggcatgggccccggtccccccaaacatcttcgctagagacctccacaagccttccatcgactatgcctccaCGATGAAAGAGGACCCACCgatcgagcccaccgcagggcccgaggccccctctgtcaccgagaccccttcgactgagcccgaggtcatggaagtcaatgcgGAACCTCCCAAGGCCAACCAaggcatggactggcgagtcccgttccttgattgcctcattcgaggagagcttcctacagacaggaccaaagcctgaCGGCTCGcgcgacgagccaaaacttacgtcctcagtaATGGCGAGTTGTACAgacgaagcccatctggcgtcctccaatgatgcatcaccaccgaggcaggccaagccctactttgggatttGCACAtgggagcctacgggcaccatgcagcgcctcggacgctcatcggaAACTCCTTCTGCTaagggttctactagccaatggcggttgctgacgccaccaagttggtatgctcctacgagggatgtcaGTACTACGCGCGGCAGACGCATCTCcaggcccaagccctccaaaccatccccattacatggccatttgccgtgtaggggctcaacatggttgggcctctgtagaaggccccCAGGGGTTATACCCAATTGCTGGTAgtgatcgataagttctccaagcggatcgaggctcatccgatcaatcaaatcaaatccgagcaagcggtgctgtttttcactgacatcatccataggttcggggttccaaacaccatcatcactgacaacagGACATAATTCACTGGccacaagttcctaacgttctacgatgatcaccacatccatgtggcctggtcggctgtAGGACACCCTAGctcaaacggccaagtagaatgtgccaacgacatgatcctacagggcctcaagccaagaatatacaactggttgaagaaatttggtaagaaatggcttgtcgaactcccgtcagtcatctagagcctgaggaacactctgagccgagccacggggttcacaccgttcttcctagtctatggggccgaggccatcctccccactgacttggagtatggttccccaaggctttaggcctacaacgagcaaagcaaccgcactacccgcgaggacgccctcgaccaactggaggaagcccgagacattgcgctactacattcggccaagtaccagcaagctctatgatgctatcaagcccggtgcattcgaagccgagacctgaagttgggcgacctagtgctgagactgaggcagagcaacaagggccgccacaagctgaccctaccatgggaagggccatacatcgtcgcccaagtgctaaagctcggtacctacaagctagccaacaagaagggcgaaatcccaaccaatgcttggaacatagaacagctatatcgcttttacccttaaatttccaagcattgtatacattgtttctcgaaatacgataaagaagcgttctttagttattctaatttttcaagaaacccACAAACCTATCGATGGGGGATCAGCGTTATGATAATGCTacaagggagacttggctctgcctctgcagaggtaCCCACcacggggctcgaacaagacttagctttgcctctgcagaaccaagcctcccttgggggctaggagggggggacccccctaagtcctaggcaccattttttaattgtttttcgaaaaaatttctatgccaaactctctagcgtgccatgacaaatcgattgtaaaaaaactaaggaccaaaagtctgtctcagggccaaaaggctggcTGAGccatgagacggcctacgcctccaggctacggcaatccctcaccaccttttgcccgaggggtagcttaggctccgaggaagttttttgcaagcgaTATGTttagagacgagacagagggtagaggctcggAAGTACAATAAATGATTAAAAAGCAAATACGCATAAGTACTtcaaaaaaggcctcgacggccacaagcgtcatgGTACGATAATAATCTTAATATGTTTACATGGCCCttttggcctaggtcaaggctcagggtcccCAACGTCAGCGGATggcgtgggaggaaccacctcctcttcgaacagcttcgcCAGCACCATGCCGAggccctcagccgcctccatcagcttcgtgacctcctccttggcctcctcatcatccttaGCCAAGACATAGCTgtcgctgatggcctcgaggtcgatgccggcgtagtgcgaggagacgatggctagggcacgcttgacgcccgtgtgcagcgcccttCGGAGTCGCTcgtgcacttggccgctcaacgcagtcaagcggctcccaagggagctgcccgactggaccccctcaacctccaCAGACTCGCAGGTGGTACAGGCAGTGCTCTACAGCGTGTTGTGCTCCCCGGTCTCAGCCTCGAGCACCACCTGCACCGTgacggaagcctcggctgcccgggagacctccttctctagccctgcgccaagacaagtaggatggggttaagcgcaaaagaaaataagccaaacaggggcgaaggcctacgcaactcaccctcggctttctctttccagcgtcaaacctcgacccaagaggcctcggctttctctttccagcgctggacctcgacccgagaggcctcggccgccctggaagcctccttctctagctctaCATCGCactagggagttaggggtcgaacgcaagaaaaacaaataaaacgaggggaacaggactcaccctcggccttttccttcaaGGCTAGggcctcgacccgggaggcctcggccaccttgagggccttggccaaggcacctttcgttagCACGTGTGCACCCTGCTCCGCCCCCAGCTACCCTGCGACGGCCTTGGTAGAGGCCTCCGCTTGTTCGGCCCAAGACCTAAAGGTGTCCTACTCGCCGGCCACCCGAgttagctcctcctccagctccttgatccacgccgccaaaggggtggcctgctcccGAGCCATGGCTACCTCGGCCTTCGCATCAGCACAGTGGaagcggaggtcctccacctccacgctctgcgccgacagaagctcgttggcaccagcaagcaggtccttctgctgccggagctggtcccagacgcccctctcccactagaggaacaacgacttcccgagggactggtcctcgagctcctggataggcggAACGGACGTCAAGCGCTGCGACAGAACTcgggaaaaagacaacaccacacGAGAAAAGAAGGCGTGTACCTGGGCGACGCCAGGCAGATCGTCAGCCATGACGGACAGCGTTGTCCGCAGCGACTGCTTCGCCAgacggcggtattgctcgaaagtGCTCCAGCGCGCCCCCTCGGCCGCATTTGTCCCAGCTCCACCACaagacacgtgggtgatcccacccgcaggGCTTGGGTTGTACCCGctcgagggccgagcttccctcaccagaggtcagagccggctgctccacggtgctggccacctcggcatccgccacctccttcccctaggaagtatcatcggaggagatcgaatggacctccacttcctgaGTGCTCTCCTGCAACGGTGGCGGGCCTTGAACCTGGGGCAGTATTGAAGCTTGCCCGCCTCAATCTCTACTTCCTGGGCTGCCGGCTTCGCTGCGCTCACGCCGGCCACCGCCACcccagcctcggtggtcccgggggctccggcctccgccacctcggcctcggtggtcctgggcaCCCCGGCCTCCGTCCCCTTGGCCTTGGAAGTCCGGGGGGCCTCAGCCTCGCCCTTGGTGGCATCGGCGAGTGagggcgcctcggccccatctaactcgtgggcctcggcctcgctgggcgtaggctcctcctcctccgcttgcttcgtggccacctcggtagcctctccctgggcgaccggctcctttgggtcggccctcgccgacgccgcaccACATTGTATGGTGGCTTgcacctccaccacccattgggcggtggagctggtgctcaccttgagcgccttacgtggtgccagggtgggcacttccgcctgacgcttctgGCTGAGGGCAGAGCACTGACAAGGTCAGCATATGACCAAGGAACGATCGGGAGATGCTGCAACTTCACTGATAAGACACTTACCTCGACCAGGGACATAACTACTTCTACACCGCGTCCCTCGTCCTCTTcaacggcggtggcggcagcggcggcacggCCTCCGTGTTCGCCGGTGCTGGCCGGCCCTCGCCGGGCTCcggcgccccctcgaccctctatgAGGGTGGTTGCATCGCCCTAgccgccgcctgctccacctccactGCTGAGCCCACTAGGCTGATGGCTTGCttccctaacgcccgtgcctcgggcgtgtcagacttggccccggggcgggcgatcgccggccctgaggcgtcctctcctcctcctccaggaGATGATGGGCTGCTCACCAATGCCCCGAGCGCCATCCCcctgacatcagggagatggtccagggtacCCCACCCCACCTCGCTCTCATCGTCATCGCTCGAGGAAGCCGACAACAACAGTGACGGAGACGACTCCATCGggagaccatcgtgcctctgCTGTCGGCAACGCTTCTCTAGCTCTTCacgctcaaggttcttcctcttgcgctttgcctccttggcATTCTTTTCTTCTTCTGTGCCTTGGCATGCGCCTGGTTCACCACCCACCGCTCTACATCCTCAgaaacgggcggcggggaggctcgcacatccctcatcccctacagcgcgtgacttaccagagagaggtacccctacgatgggcgcatcgcgataggggttagaccaccgctcctcagccgcccctccaccatctccctcacccgacgtagaatctcctcatcggagagggcgacggcagacatccggatgccctcgatcggctcattcGGTGTCATGTCGAACAGGCGCTgacaccgagccatcagcggcagcaccctccagcggtggaaggccgccacgaccacagccgccatAAGACTGCGGCTGCGTAGCCTCTCCAGTCCCTCCAGGAgtggctacagcttgggctgatcgaccaccgggacgccgtacctccacttctccaacaagctctccacgacccgcccggtataggggggaagcccaccatcatcgttacgaaggtagaaccagctgttgtaccagcgacggttggatgacgcgagctgggccaggataTAGAGGTGCTGctggtcttggcgcacttggagagtgcagccgccggccctcatcacCTTCTGCGTGCCTGtcatgcccgtcggcttggtggtgagccccgctcggaagaggtggagccacagctcctagtggggggcaatgcccaggtacccctcgtagacggcgacgaagatggtcgcctacgcgatggagttggggttgaagttgtggagctccacgccgtagtagtgcgggagcacccgcatgaaccggtctgccGGCAGGTCGagaccatgctcgtggaaggacacgaagctcacaatGTAGCCATCGTGTGGCCTCGGCTCTAGCTCGCCCCTCGGAGCAATTCACTCCGGTCTGCTGGGATTGGTAACCGGGTGGAGGAGgccgtcgtcgacgagcgactgtagCGTCTCCACGGATATGTCGGACCGACCCCAAGGATCCACCTAGAGGACAACAGCGTTGCCGGCCATTGcgcggtggagaatgcggctacggtggtaaggctcgctctcttcctctcttcctcccccttctcccttcttctccccggcgctctctgttcttagcaacggcTCGAGGGTAGAAAGGGcgtatgcaggcaaggtaaggaggggaggggcgaggctcatcatGTATTTATGAGGGAAGGGGGCAAAATGGATGGGTGACAAAACCAgggaagtttcccttagatctggcgtagttaatccggatccgattaaactgcccacgcgcccaccttttccttattaatcgcgcgCGTGGTAACGTCCCATCCATAGACATCGTGTCGTATTTGACTATAGCAACAGCAAGCGTCGTTCTGTCTCCCCGAGAAACCACCCCAAAAGGCGCGCTCACCATTGTCAGCCGATAGGAGGGGAAtaccccccacccgattccttctagactaaggaactgggcaccgagcccgctatggtgcaggggttcgaaggctaggcccccgagggtctcgacagcaaccctagggcaacagagttagggatgactatgggcgagcccatacatggccgaggcccaagcaagcaattgcttggaatgccctaagtcgtgtccgagaccggcaggaaagtctctaaatgggatcccatcgtagggaggcaccgagcccccgaggccaatcgaacggccctggtacccactagagaagccatctagtacttttggagtgcatctctggaccgctagtcgacccctatcgaatggggcatgggcctccactcggacttaccagATAAAAGCTCactggaagtgtcaccgctcgcgcccaccgagggtagcctggcatattccacccctccttccgaacgaaaaggatgtgcgagggttgcacaaaaagccaggggaactcttgatcgccctcttgctccatgcagaggctcgggggctctccctgcaaccaagccaagacccagcgacctaggcttgcACTCGAGGGCTTagaaaacaacccctccttccaaacgaaaaggatgcatgagggtcacacaaatagccaggggaactcctaatcgccctctcgctccgttcagaggctcgggggctctccctgcaaccaagccgagacccagtgacccaggctCCCACttgagggctcagcaaacaacccctccttctgaacgaaaaggatgtgcaagggtcgcacaaaaagccagggggactcttgatcgccctcttgctccgtgcagaggcttgggggccctccctacaaccaagccgagacccaatgacccaggctcgcactcaagggctcatcaaacaaaccctcctttcgaacgaaaaggatgcgcgagggtcgcacaaaaagccaggggaactcctgatcgccctcttgctccgcgcagaggctcggggacttttcctgcaaccaagctgagacccagcgacccgaactcgtgCTCATGGACTCAGCAAACATGATAAGACCCTTTGCTCAACgtaagaaaagcccctagaggaataaatccactcctccagggcctcgggggctacacccgacgggtgcgctcgcgcgcacccaccgaggcctcaagTACGAAATATCATCCCATCAGGAGCTGTCGTGAGCCAAGTCTCATCGaaacctcaggaagagcgctcacactctccccgaggctcgggggctactgtcgggtaccacaaaaaggggtcccctaagcaagagccgaaaaaatcgcttagaccctttaAAAattgaagccaagagacaactactggctaacccccaccttgtccgaggctaccgattctccgcctcgctcgaggccccgcgcttaaggcctcggacaggaaaccgattctccgtctcgcttgaggccggctcgtaaggcctcggacggggtatcgattctccatctcgctcgaggccccgcgcgtaaggcctcggacggggtacagATTCTCCGCCTCACTCAAGGCTacctcggcaacaaccccgtcgcctccgcctcgaccgatttccctgacagaacatcacgtccaactaacgcgaccaaccactcccatgacgtcagccgaacgatggctcgacactgCGGAGTGACCGATGAGATGGGAGTTGCATCAACGCCATGCCGTCCAGGatgggacggggcaggggttaccagccgctgtgctcagcactatgcccacgactgacacccatactgtactgtgctacctaacccctgctccgaggacagcgcggcgtggggagtcaagtccgggtacctgtagcctcagaattagtgtacaggaccaactgctccctctaagCCTCGGCCATCCGCTTCGGGGTCTCGGTAGCCTTGGGATTCGTGCCcgtcgagccccccacaatggttcagcctctgcaccgaccggGCCTCGGTCCTCTA
Proteins encoded in this region:
- the LOC136503804 gene encoding uncharacterized protein, with protein sequence MALGALVSSPSSPGGGGEDASGPAIARPGAKSDTPEARALGKQAISLVGSAVECSALSQKRQAEVPTLAPRKALKVSTSSTAQWVVEVQATIQCGAASARADPKEPVAQGEATEVATKQAEEEEPTPSEAEAHELDGAEAPSLADATKGEAEAPRTSKAKGTEAGVPRTTEAEVAEAGAPGTTEAGVAVAGVSAAKPAAQEVEIEAGKLQYCPRFKARHRCRRALRKWRSIRSPPMILPRGRRWRMPRWPAPWSSRL